Proteins from a genomic interval of Diaphorobacter sp. HDW4A:
- the phoU gene encoding phosphate signaling complex protein PhoU: MPDKHLSSQFDSELNSVSSRVMELGGLVESQIRQAIYALSHFSIEAVQQVEAIEQRVNSMEVEIDHELSSIIARRQPTARDLRLLIAFSKAIANLERMGDEATRMARMVRSIIESGSARSLPSSDLRMAADLASGLLRKALDAFARLDTKAALDILKEDDLIDKEFDGFVRKLVTYMMEDPRMISPSLDLLFLAKAIERIGDHSKNVAELIIYLVKGKDVRHTAMDEIESTVG, translated from the coding sequence ATGCCAGACAAACACCTCTCCTCGCAGTTCGACAGCGAACTCAACAGCGTCTCCTCGCGCGTGATGGAGCTCGGCGGTCTCGTCGAGTCGCAGATCCGCCAGGCCATCTATGCGCTGTCGCACTTCAGCATCGAAGCGGTGCAGCAAGTGGAAGCCATCGAGCAGCGCGTGAACAGCATGGAAGTGGAAATTGACCACGAGCTGTCCAGCATCATCGCGCGCCGTCAGCCGACAGCGCGCGACCTGCGCCTGTTGATTGCGTTCAGCAAGGCCATCGCCAACCTCGAACGCATGGGCGACGAAGCCACGCGCATGGCGCGCATGGTGCGCTCGATCATTGAAAGCGGCTCGGCCCGTTCGCTGCCCTCGAGCGATCTGCGCATGGCCGCTGATCTGGCCTCGGGTCTGCTGCGCAAGGCGCTGGACGCCTTTGCGCGCCTCGATACCAAGGCGGCGCTCGACATCCTGAAAGAAGACGATCTGATCGACAAGGAGTTCGACGGGTTCGTGCGCAAGCTGGTCACCTACATGATGGAAGACCCGCGCATGATCTCGCCAAGCCTCGATCTGCTGTTCCTGGCCAAGGCCATCGAGCGCATCGGAGACCACTCCAAGAATGTGGCCGAACTCATCATCTATCTGGTCAAGGGCAAGGATGTGCGCCACACTGCGATGGATGAAATCGAGTCGACAGTTGGTTGA
- the pstB gene encoding phosphate ABC transporter ATP-binding protein PstB, whose translation MAPIKNSLSANTSKITVRNLNFYYGKFHALKGINLEIPENKVTAFIGPSGCGKSTLLRTFNRMFELYPEQRAEGEIILDGENLLTSKQDVALIRAKVGMVFQKPTPFPMSIYDNIAFGVKLFESLNATDMDERVEWALRKAALWTEVKDKLHQSGSGLSGGQQQRLCIARGIAIKPEVLLLDEPCSALDPISTAKVEELIAELKNDYTVVIVTHNMQQAARCSDYTAYMYLGDLVEFGDTEQMFFKPQRKETEDYITGRFG comes from the coding sequence ATGGCTCCCATCAAGAACAGTCTGTCGGCCAACACCTCGAAGATCACGGTGCGCAACCTGAACTTCTACTACGGTAAGTTCCACGCGCTCAAGGGCATCAACCTTGAGATCCCCGAGAACAAGGTGACCGCGTTCATCGGCCCATCGGGCTGTGGCAAGTCCACGCTGCTGCGCACCTTCAACCGCATGTTCGAGCTCTATCCCGAGCAGCGCGCCGAAGGCGAGATCATTCTGGACGGCGAGAATCTGCTCACCTCCAAGCAGGACGTGGCGTTGATCCGTGCCAAGGTCGGCATGGTGTTCCAGAAGCCCACGCCTTTCCCGATGTCCATCTATGACAACATCGCCTTCGGTGTGAAGCTTTTCGAGAGTCTGAACGCCACCGACATGGATGAGCGCGTTGAATGGGCGCTGCGCAAGGCGGCTCTGTGGACCGAAGTGAAGGACAAGCTGCACCAGAGCGGCTCGGGTCTTTCGGGTGGCCAGCAGCAGCGTCTGTGCATCGCACGCGGCATTGCGATCAAGCCTGAAGTGCTGCTGCTTGACGAACCTTGCTCGGCATTGGATCCTATCTCGACCGCCAAGGTCGAAGAGCTGATCGCGGAACTGAAGAACGACTACACCGTCGTCATCGTGACCCACAACATGCAGCAGGCCGCCCGTTGCAGCGACTACACCGCCTACATGTACCTGGGCGATCTGGTCGAGTTCGGCGATACGGAACAGATGTTCTTCAAGCCGCAGCGCAAGGAAACCGAAGACTACATCACCGGCCGTTTCGGCTGA
- the pstA gene encoding phosphate ABC transporter permease PstA — protein MNTTATSAKLIAAQDIANVRAARFARRNRVNQIALALSLAAMAFGVFWLVWILWETLRLGIGGLSMTLFTEMTPPPNDEGGIANAIFGSVVMVGLATFVGTPIGIMAGVYLAEYDPRGWLASVTRFVNDILLSAPSIVIGLFVYAIVVARFKSFSAYAGILALALIVIPVVIRTTENMLVLVPSSLREAAYALGTPKWKVITMVTLRAARAGVITGVLLAVARIAGETAPLLFTALNNQFWNGDLGKPMASLPVTIFKFAMSPYENWQHLAWAGVFLITLAVLGLNILARFVTRQK, from the coding sequence ATGAATACCACTGCAACATCCGCAAAACTCATCGCCGCGCAGGATATTGCCAACGTGCGCGCTGCCCGTTTCGCTCGCCGCAATCGTGTGAACCAGATCGCTCTGGCGTTGTCTCTGGCAGCCATGGCTTTCGGTGTGTTCTGGCTGGTCTGGATTCTCTGGGAAACCCTGCGTCTCGGTATCGGCGGTCTCAGCATGACGCTGTTCACCGAAATGACGCCACCTCCCAATGACGAAGGCGGTATCGCCAACGCGATCTTCGGTTCGGTGGTGATGGTGGGTCTCGCCACTTTCGTTGGCACGCCGATCGGCATCATGGCTGGTGTGTATCTGGCCGAGTACGATCCGCGCGGATGGCTGGCGTCGGTCACGCGCTTCGTGAACGACATTCTGCTGTCGGCACCGTCCATCGTGATTGGTTTGTTCGTCTACGCCATCGTGGTGGCGCGTTTCAAGAGCTTCTCGGCTTACGCCGGCATTCTGGCGCTGGCGCTGATTGTGATTCCGGTGGTGATCCGCACCACCGAGAACATGCTGGTGCTGGTGCCGTCGAGTCTGCGTGAAGCGGCTTATGCGCTCGGAACGCCCAAGTGGAAGGTCATCACGATGGTGACGCTGCGCGCCGCCCGCGCCGGTGTGATCACCGGTGTGCTGCTGGCCGTGGCCCGCATCGCCGGTGAAACGGCTCCACTGCTCTTCACCGCGCTGAACAACCAGTTCTGGAATGGCGATCTGGGTAAGCCCATGGCCAGCCTGCCGGTCACGATCTTCAAGTTCGCAATGAGCCCATACGAGAACTGGCAACACCTGGCATGGGCCGGTGTGTTCCTGATCACGCTGGCTGTGCTGGGGCTGAACATTCTGGCCCGATTCGTCACACGCCAGAAGTGA
- the phoB gene encoding phosphate regulon transcriptional regulator PhoB — MKKLPRVLIVEDESAIAELVAVNLRHNGFQPIWAEDGDSAQRELDAVLPDVILLDWMLPGQSGLQLARKWRADPRTKPIPILMLTARGDEPDKVAGLDAGADDYITKPFSTQELLARIRAVLRRRAPEQVSDSVSIGELTLDAGTYRVSYQGQGLKVGPTEFKLLHFLMKHSERVHSRAQLLDKVWGDHVFIEERTVDVHVKRLREALGGASTMIETVRGAGYRLTAQPPALMQA; from the coding sequence ATGAAGAAACTACCTCGCGTTCTGATCGTCGAAGACGAGTCGGCGATTGCCGAACTGGTCGCCGTCAACCTGCGTCATAACGGCTTTCAGCCCATCTGGGCCGAAGACGGTGACTCAGCCCAGCGTGAGCTGGATGCCGTGCTGCCCGACGTGATCCTGCTCGACTGGATGCTGCCGGGCCAAAGCGGCCTGCAACTGGCCCGCAAGTGGCGCGCCGACCCGCGCACCAAGCCGATCCCGATCCTGATGCTGACCGCGCGCGGCGATGAGCCGGACAAGGTCGCGGGGCTCGATGCAGGTGCCGACGACTACATCACCAAGCCGTTCTCCACGCAGGAGTTGCTCGCGCGCATCCGCGCCGTGCTGCGTCGTCGAGCACCCGAGCAGGTGAGCGATAGCGTGTCCATTGGCGAGCTGACACTCGACGCGGGCACCTACCGCGTGAGCTATCAGGGGCAGGGCCTCAAGGTGGGCCCGACCGAGTTCAAGCTGCTGCACTTTTTGATGAAGCATTCCGAGCGGGTGCACAGCCGAGCTCAGCTGCTCGACAAGGTCTGGGGTGATCATGTGTTCATCGAAGAGCGCACCGTGGATGTGCACGTCAAGCGCCTGCGCGAAGCGCTGGGCGGTGCCTCGACGATGATCGAGACTGTGCGCGGTGCGGGATACCGCCTCACCGCTCA
- the pstC gene encoding phosphate ABC transporter permease PstC: MSRKSPPPRRPPLSGALVDRIFGWCARGAALLTLMLLIGILISLVHGAWPSITKYGLGFLTSSVWDPVNNEYGGLVMIYGTLATSAIALLIAVPVSFGIALFLTELSPAWLKRPLGTAIELLAAVPSIVYGMWGLMVFGPILATYVQMPLQKMFNGVPFFGALVSGPPVGIGILSAGIILAIMIIPFIASVMRDVFEVTPALLKESAYGLGSTTWEVVWKVVLPYTKAGVLGGVMLGLGRALGETMAVTFVIGNMNQLNSLSVFEAANSITSALANEFAEAGEGLHQASLIYLGLVLFFITFVVLTLSKLLLNRLKKSEGARS; this comes from the coding sequence GTGTCTAGAAAATCCCCCCCACCACGCAGGCCGCCCCTGTCCGGCGCGCTTGTCGACCGTATCTTCGGCTGGTGTGCACGCGGCGCTGCGTTGCTCACACTGATGCTGCTGATCGGCATTCTCATTTCTCTGGTCCATGGTGCCTGGCCATCGATCACCAAGTACGGCCTCGGCTTCCTCACCAGCAGCGTCTGGGACCCCGTGAACAACGAGTACGGCGGTCTGGTGATGATCTACGGCACGCTGGCGACATCGGCCATCGCGCTGCTGATCGCCGTGCCGGTGAGTTTCGGCATTGCGCTGTTTCTCACCGAACTCTCCCCAGCCTGGCTCAAGCGCCCGCTGGGCACCGCCATTGAATTGCTGGCGGCAGTTCCCTCCATCGTGTACGGCATGTGGGGCCTGATGGTCTTCGGCCCGATTCTGGCGACCTACGTTCAGATGCCGCTGCAAAAGATGTTCAACGGCGTGCCATTCTTTGGTGCGCTGGTTTCGGGCCCTCCGGTTGGCATCGGCATCCTGTCTGCTGGCATCATCCTCGCGATCATGATCATTCCGTTCATCGCCTCGGTGATGCGCGACGTGTTCGAAGTGACGCCCGCGCTCCTCAAGGAATCGGCCTACGGCCTCGGCTCCACGACCTGGGAAGTGGTCTGGAAGGTCGTTCTGCCTTACACCAAGGCAGGTGTGCTCGGTGGCGTGATGCTGGGTCTGGGTCGCGCTCTGGGTGAAACCATGGCCGTGACCTTCGTGATCGGCAACATGAACCAGCTCAACTCGCTGTCGGTCTTCGAGGCCGCCAACAGCATCACCTCGGCGCTGGCCAACGAATTCGCTGAAGCGGGTGAGGGTCTGCATCAGGCGTCGCTGATCTATCTGGGGCTGGTTCTGTTCTTCATCACCTTTGTCGTGCTGACGCTCTCCAAGCTGCTGCTCAATCGCCTGAAGAAGTCTGAAGGAGCGCGTTCATGA
- the pstS gene encoding phosphate ABC transporter substrate-binding protein PstS gives MTMSAIRVLVSGLVAMGAFSSAMAQSEATGAGASFPAPLYSKWAADYNKATGVKINYQSVGSGAGLKQIEAKTIDFGASDAPLKDDELQKKGLMQFPTVIGGIVPVVNIKGIAPGQLKLSGKVLGDIYLGKITNWNDAAIKALNPGVNLPDAAIAPVRRADGSGTTFGFTNYLSKVNPEWKEKIGEGTAVNWPTGAGGKGNEGVAAFVGRLPNSIGYVEYAYVKQNKMIYTQLQNKDGNFVSPDDATFKAAAAGADWAKSFYQILTEQPGKDAWPITSATFILMHKVQDKPVQAATSLKFFEWAYKSGDKTAGDLDYVPMPDSVKQVIFKAWADIKDASGKSIEVK, from the coding sequence ATGGGTGCGTTCTCCTCCGCAATGGCACAGAGCGAAGCAACAGGCGCTGGTGCCAGCTTCCCGGCACCGCTGTATTCCAAGTGGGCCGCCGACTACAACAAGGCAACCGGTGTCAAGATCAACTACCAGTCTGTCGGTTCGGGCGCTGGTCTCAAGCAGATCGAAGCCAAGACCATCGACTTCGGCGCTTCGGACGCTCCCCTGAAGGATGATGAATTGCAGAAGAAGGGCCTGATGCAGTTCCCCACCGTGATCGGCGGCATCGTGCCGGTCGTGAACATCAAGGGCATCGCTCCAGGCCAACTCAAGCTCTCCGGCAAGGTGCTGGGCGACATCTATCTGGGCAAGATCACCAACTGGAACGATGCCGCCATCAAGGCGCTGAACCCCGGCGTGAACCTGCCTGACGCAGCCATCGCTCCGGTGCGTCGCGCCGACGGCTCGGGCACGACCTTCGGCTTCACCAACTATCTGTCGAAGGTGAACCCCGAGTGGAAGGAAAAGATCGGTGAAGGCACTGCGGTGAACTGGCCTACCGGTGCGGGTGGCAAGGGCAACGAAGGCGTTGCCGCTTTCGTGGGCCGCCTGCCCAACTCCATCGGCTACGTCGAGTACGCCTATGTGAAGCAGAACAAGATGATCTACACCCAACTGCAGAACAAGGACGGCAACTTTGTCTCGCCGGACGACGCCACTTTCAAGGCAGCGGCTGCGGGTGCTGACTGGGCCAAGAGCTTCTATCAGATCCTGACCGAACAGCCCGGCAAGGATGCATGGCCGATCACTTCCGCCACCTTCATCCTGATGCACAAGGTGCAGGACAAGCCCGTGCAGGCCGCCACCTCGTTGAAGTTCTTCGAATGGGCCTACAAGAGCGGCGACAAGACAGCCGGTGACCTGGACTATGTGCCCATGCCCGACAGCGTCAAGCAAGTGATCTTCAAGGCGTGGGCCGACATCAAGGACGCTTCCGGCAAGTCGATTGAAGTGAAGTAA